CTACACTTATACGCATGGGAGGCCATCTCACATGTCAGAACCACTTGCTAGATGCTTGGTCATGACAGTGGCTTCGCATAACCATCTTTATATCCCATATGAATAATCAGTCTTTTGACGGAACCCATATCACAATAATTAATAACTACTGTAATTGAGCAGCTAAAGTTTTGAAATGAGTTGGTGCTAGATGCTTCAAATTAAATACGAAATTTAATTGTATAAGAGTTTGTTTCTCACATGGGATGAGAGGAAAACTTGCGCTCGTCTTTAAAGCGTGAAAAGGGAATAAAATTAGTGCGCTAACCCATCTATGCATCTCTACCATCCTGCACCTCCtaaaaacagttctcaaaaaattcatctctatttataaataattttgcaaaaacagttataaaaattaaaaacacaatttCTAAAGATAATTCCCAATGATTTCCCTAAATTTCTTCTGACTATCTGGAATCGACAACATCTGCATTAAACCTTAAACGATCCAAGTTGAAAATCACAGTCCACACGAATTTATCTACATATTCCACTTCGAAAGGCTCCATTTAAATCACACATCGGTTTCCAGATTTcgtttctttttataaaataaaatacttcaaTGATACATATCATCTTTAACAAATTTCTCAATGTTTTCCATGACTAACCgggagagaatttgaatttcttatcaattttctattttttctaccTTTCCATGATACTTATAAACCACAGACCGCAGCATATCCATCAAAGCAATGCAGACTATCAAACGTATAACTTGATCATCaatccatataaaaataacaaaataaaccaGAATCGCATAAAAATCACATAGGCTGTGGTGTAATCGAAAACATACTCATTCAACCATAGTACACCTTAAACCAAACTATTTGAGACAAAGTACTTTCCTGTTTtcctaacaaaatttaaaaataaagcaacaTCCCAACCAAATTAATCAAAATGTACGGTAATTAAAGTTCTTAAACAATGGCATTTGCTGCGCTGGCAATCCTGGGCCACAGATCAGCACACTCCTTACCAATTGGACCAGTAATAGCCGAACCTAAAAATCACCAATCAACAAccagaaagaaaaatattaaccATCCATTTCCAATATCATAATTATgtatgcaaaattttctttaccaCAAAGGTAGGATATTGAAAGAAAAGGCAGGCATATTAGTTTTCCAGGATAGAGGCAGAGAGAAATTAATGTCTGATTTTATGATTTCAATTCAACATTGAGGCCATCAATTTTGACTTTTGAAAGGTTCTGTTCTCGGTACCATCAGTACAGATGCCTTTAAAAGTAACAATTCCATATGCTTAACCATACCTTTCATTTCTCCCTTTGGGTTCACGATGACACCAGCATTGTCTGCAAATTCAACCAATTCACACAGCAGAGATCTTAGAACATTAGCCAAGCAATTAACAACAAATACAATTTCAATACAAAAAAGAAGATTAATATTACATATACATACACACACCCCCACCACCAAAGCCACAATCCATTGAACAAGAAACCATAAAAAGCTACTTTAATGGAAATTGAAGAGGAAGTAAAAACAGTTGGCATGACTAATGTATGAATTTTTTAGCAAATATCTCATGCATAGAGAccatgagaaaaataaaatagcaaaaTCAGTTGACCATGCACTTGAAACACGTAACATCTAGATTACAGCTAGGGAGGGAACAAATATTGGCACGTTACAGTAAAACAATCATATATGTGAGGACCAAgaatcctttttaaaaaaaaaaattgtgcttGAAGATGTCAACACTGGAAAGTGCAGCACAAAAATCAGCCAGGAAAAGGGTATTACCAAGTTTCAAGCTAAAATCGTGGCTTCATGACATCTAAAAGAAATTTACACCATATCTATTAATTTCATAGAGTGGAATAATATGAGGCACTACAAATGTGATCAGAGTCTGAAGCATTCCACAGAAATTCAAAGTAATACTGTTGAATGTGAAGTAGGATGCATTTTTCTCTACCATACAGAGAAGGTTCCATTTGAGGGGAAAACATTCCACTTCAAATGATGGGAGAGTTTTCTTCCCTCACAAGGCTAAaacatataatataaaaatgcaGTAAGAGTAAAACCATCTGAACTTTCTACAATGATTCAATATAACTTGTAGGGCCCAAATGGAGCAGATGAGCTAGAAAAGTTCCGGCCCATCTGTAACGATGGACACTGTTAATTTTCCAGACTCGTAACTGTATCAACCACTTATATAAAGGTAGCTACCTGACTTATGTCTGGTGGAATGGGATTATTATAGCTTACAACTTATGTCATGAAAAATTCAGTGTTAAAATTTCCACTTCACAAAAACACAGGATTCTGCCTGATAGTGGCAGTTAATTTAACAGCCCTGCTATAAGACAACGACAACACTAAAATTACGTTCTTGTGCTGCCTGGAAATTGAAAAGGAAGCAAAAGGCAAATGTGGGTGGAAATAGAGGAAAAAGCCCTCCATACCACATAACCAAGAATAAACTTTAACAAATTGTGCTGCAAAAAGGGTAAGAGAGAATAACTTAACAAGGATGAATTCAGACACAAGGAGGGCCTCTAAGCAAGCAGGATGAATTCATCCAAAAGGAGATCTTCATAGTATGCAAGAATGCATTAAATCACAAAAGAGAACATTCTTTTAATCCAAAGAGTGAAATCTGCACGTCCTTCAGCGAACCGGGCAAGAGAATAATCTCAACATAGAATGCACAACATCAGATCATTTtaactttccaaaaaaaaaaacaaaaaattttaacctTTCAATTTCAAACAGCAATCACAGAAAATGGATGACAACACCAAGTTCTTTAACAATACCATAGAGAGAATAAGTACCTTCAAAGTACATGTAGACGCCATCCTTTCGGCGCCACGGCTTGCGTTGCCGGACGATGACGGCGGGCATGACCTTCTTCCGGAGATCAGGCTTCCCTTTCTTGACAGTAGCCATCACCATATCGCCCACACAAGCCGAAGGCAACCTGTTCAGGCGACCCTTGATCCCCTTCACCGATATGATGTAAAGGTTCTTCGCCCCGGTGTTATCGGCACAGTTCACCGTCGCTGCCACTGGAAGACCCAGCGACATCCGGAACTTGTTTCCGGCCGATCCTCCACGACCTGCGATCccgaaaaataacgagaaaattGAAACATTTTCAACTAACAGGTATTTGGTTACTTCGAAAACGAAAACGATgcgaagtaaaagaaaaaaaaaaaactaaatctaGTCGAGGACTCgagaaatgaaaagagaaaaacaaagaatcaTTAAGattcttagtttattttctaagaaatcaAACTGATCAGAGATGAAAGCCCTAGGTTAAAGAAAAAGAGACTACCTCGCTTCGACATCTTGGCCTGCGGAAGTGAAAACAGAAAAGGGTTAGGGGTTTTTGTACTATATATATAGGAGGCGACGTTGAGCGCCTAGGGTTTGTCCTCAACTGAATTCCCATATATACCCTTCAGCTTTTACCATAATGCCATAATGGTATTCACGGTCAGGGTCCTGTTGGTCAGCCCGTTCTTTATTGGGCCGGGTCTTTGTCAACTTTGTGATCCGCTCCAGAAAAGGCCCAAGCCGGTTGGTTTGTGGCCTTGTGGGTGTGGGCCTGGATTGTGCTACCCAAAAAACGTGGAATATTTTATACAAACATAGATGGTTTTTCATTCATTAGTTACCAAATTTTAGTCTATTTAGGTCAAACTCTCCATCATGAGTCTTCGTACTTCCTCCGAATGTGATTAATCCATGCTTTGAAAAAACTCTCACattataaatagttttaaataaattttttatttaaaaaaaaatatatttgagagttttttttctctaaataataaaaaacttatttaggcttgtaatttaaaaacaaaaatatttttaaaaaattaatgtcattgtttggttgctgttattgaggaacaattttttgaaaacaaagtaataaatttaataattttttttaaatagtattaacaattattatgtttaaatcaattatgtttttataaaatattaatatatatatatatatatatatatataatttatgattatatcaaaatattattattcatattttattaaaaactatttttaatttatttgtaattataaaattatttttatttttaataagacttgagttaattttattttagattatataaatttaatttaaaatttgctttttataaaataaaaaaaaattaaaataacttattcaaaaaagtttttggttctttaatttttttaattttatctcttGTTATCATATtgttaaaatttgtaaaaatccaCTATCACCTAATTTACCACTCTCTGAAATAGTTACTTTAGATTGTCATATTTATCACTTTCGAAGGGATATGACATCTTTGAAATATtacattaaatgaaaaaataataaaacatctcttatatttaatattatttgagaaatattgtataatttataatttaataagtatttatttatttatttattaataagatttatggtttaaatatttaaattcataaataaaaatattatagggTAAACTTCACTTATCTCTCTCATGGTTTGAACTAAATACACTtaattatcataaatttaaaattttatcatttaccttccattttttaaattaaaaaaaaaaggtgagtaAAAATAACTGATAATAAGAAATGTCCTTATactatatattttatacatatatattttttttactagaaatttcctttttttaatcaaaacttTTCTCTCGTAAAttgaatgatataaaaaaaaaatgagaataaatttataatctCGATCTCATATCTAAACTTCGAGTTATCATATATTAAAAGGGATACAAAAGGAAGATTGAATAATATGTCTCTTCACTTATCCTATTCATGTTCATCCATGCTTTGATAGACACAAGATATGACAAGTAGCGAAATCACTTAACCCATTTCATACTATATTTAgtcaatcaaatatgaaatcaCAAAGACCATTCAGTTAACAAGGACCCTTCCTTAAAAGGGGTGAGTTCAAACCAAACTCAACACCAAAATCCATCGCCCAGACCATAGTCCCCACAGCTCTCAATGCGCCCCACGTTAGTTGGTCATCTCAAAATTCACGAGCTCCATCTAGTTACTGCACAAACAATCTCGAGTTTGATGATAATTGAAtcacttagaaaagttttttttttttttttttttccattgagaTACTTCTCTTAACATTCTACAATCCATTTTATGCTTTCAATGAATTAAGACACTTACACTTCATGTTATGAGGCTTACGCCTTCATCTCCATCTTTCGCCTTTTAACACCATGTCTCTTTGAATTCCTTGTGTCTCGGCAGCCCTTGCTTTCACAGCAACATCGGAATGCCTTCACTGGATGATTATGGTCATCAAAGTCAATGCCATAGTCCTGCAGTGGATTACATACACACCACAGTCAAGCTTGAACCATTTTTTATCGAATAAGGATGCTTAATGTTTCTACACAAACTTCCACAGAACTAAAACACCAATTTCATAAAACCATGAGATAACAGGCAGGAAACTTATACTTGCACAAAAGATAATCATCTAAACCTAAACCAGGTGCAGTTCAGGCCCGAACAATTGGTTGTTGTTCACCTAGTTTGTCTAGATTATgtttaaaatacaataaatttaaGTATGCATAATACATTTATGTTTGAAGATGTACTGATAAACAAATGTAATGCACTGTGATTACATATTTAACATAATTTGGAGATACGGGTGCTTTGCAACTCTCCAGAGTTCATAACCATCCCACtttcaaaataatatacttGCCTCAAAGTTCAATCAAGTTGACCAGAAAATCATGGCTTAAATAGGAACAACAAAACCCCATCCTCTGCAATCTTGAAACagatagataataataataatctatgTATTGGTATTGCCttcaacatcaaataaattccATATCAATTTACCATATATACAGCAGAAACAGAAAGAGCCTACTTACCCAAGTCAGCTCTTCCAAAGCATCGACCTTTCTTGTTGTGAAAAAGGCAAGCTGCATAAGAACAGAAGAAAACTCATAGATTCACAACTCCATGGATTGCCTCCAACATTAAGTAAATCATTTTTGTTAGACACCATACATGATAATAGTGATGATCTGGGGTCTCCACTTCTACTGGGATCTCAACCAAGTTGGCATCAAAACATCTAGTAAAATAATATGTGCAGATGATCAGATATACAAAAAATTGTCTGAAGAAGAGATGATGaattcatttttcctttcacAATCCAAAGAAAGTAGAAGAGGAGAAAGAGAATTAAACAATCCAAAGATCATAAGAAAACtgatgaaaataacaaaaaggtTAAAACCGGCATTTGTTTACAAAATCTTCTCAAGCAACACAAATGGAAAAGCATTGACTAAAAACTTAAAACGCAAACATGCACATGTAAATGGATGTTCAAGAAATACCTGTGATTAATAAATCTTGCAACATTACCATAAAATGTTGCATCCAAACAAAGGGCTTCTTCATCCTTTAAGACTCCCTCTGAACCCCAATCTGCATCTAGCAGCACTGGGTATGTATGTCGCTCCTTACCGGTGCTTCGCAAATTTCGCTCATATAATTCTGTGTTGGTTACTATTTCTCCCACATATTCACAAACAAAAGCACCTTTTGGCAAGTTCTCCAGAGTTCGGAGACCCCAACCTTTCCCTTCAGGAGTCAAAAATACCTGAAACATAAAAGTACCACTGAATGACCTTTGGCAAATCACACAAGTGCCTTACTTTAAGGACTTACAGGGATTTATGATTGATTATCCACCAAGATAAATTCTTAATTCCAGGATATCACAGCTAAGTATATCAAGCACATTTTTTGAAATACCAATAACGAAGTCTGACCTGCAAATTCACTGTTATACCACGCTGAACAACCCGGTTTCCACACTTCTTACTGCATCCACATTTACACCAGCACTCTTTTATGAACTTTCTCACTAAATGGCCTTTGCATGGATTAGATGTGTTTTCATTCCTAGACCTTTCTAGTGGGCaatttttgcaataaaaaaGGCGATGGTTTTGAGGGTCACGATTCATAGAGATACATTCCTCTAGAAACTTTTCCTTTACAAGTCCTCCTTGTTGGTAAGCAAATTCACCCCCAGTTTCACGGGCACATGCACAAGGTATGGCCAATGATGTACAATCCCCAAAACAATTTGAACAACAATCTTCATCTGATATACGAGCAAGCGCAAAATTCACATATGCTTTTTGGAAAACTATGTTCTGTGGAATGTAGAAAAAGTTGGGAGGAAGTTGGGAGCTGGTTCCATTTACCAAGGAGATCTTTACCATTTCTTCACCTTTGGTTATGTCATCAAAATATTGAAGGGGTTTCACTGTGTCAACAGAGAAACAATGCTTCTGAACAGCCACTATACCACATGAATTCAAAGATTCTGGGCCTCTCAATACCTTTAAATTCTCATCCCTTTCAATGTAACAGCTTTTGTTAACCTTATTTGAAGTTAAAGTGCAGCGAAGAATATCCAAACCATTCATGTATATAGGTCTTGGAATTTTTTGACCCACTTCAACAAGATTCTGACATTTGACAGATCCATTTGAAGAACTTGATGGAATGCAAAACTTGCCTTTATGATCACCTCTGCCAAGCA
This region of Vitis vinifera cultivar Pinot Noir 40024 chromosome 5, ASM3070453v1 genomic DNA includes:
- the LOC100252920 gene encoding probable inactive histone-lysine N-methyltransferase SUVR2, which encodes MMPSRKVKIPKAKILKACNSMKAMGIAEELVRPVLNDLANLYDNNWALIEDENYRVLIDAIFEQQEVKGTKSKAREEEASLDDESEDSELPLKRLCSRQQKDALVAMVDSVAGFGGTPSRSSQELPQFHWRKNRVGSTQHFEGDELVKSVPLLPPEGVSNKYPETRPILREKEPPQPCLKDQRGRSDPLFPRTQVQDKGKKPIHPRLGQIENRLNYEKETHIECFKVPKIEPDCVNSPTEDAVNKCHNAPSIVPKNKTFTNDNLQLVVPLVVIHPASPSLKSEDGPSSGNCSHSKEDEHKVHESNYLDVADEANASGEDQANGVSDSSQFDIASSPNGEVKISLILNTSQQSGCHIPNLDAVSKALEDKCRGTYGITEPSFSVMKLMQEFCEYFLAIGADSTDDEKLKTMETSSTLDILKEPAAQDVLGRGDHKGKFCIPSSSSNGSVKCQNLVEVGQKIPRPIYMNGLDILRCTLTSNKVNKSCYIERDENLKVLRGPESLNSCGIVAVQKHCFSVDTVKPLQYFDDITKGEEMVKISLVNGTSSQLPPNFFYIPQNIVFQKAYVNFALARISDEDCCSNCFGDCTSLAIPCACARETGGEFAYQQGGLVKEKFLEECISMNRDPQNHRLFYCKNCPLERSRNENTSNPCKGHLVRKFIKECWCKCGCSKKCGNRVVQRGITVNLQVFLTPEGKGWGLRTLENLPKGAFVCEYVGEIVTNTELYERNLRSTGKERHTYPVLLDADWGSEGVLKDEEALCLDATFYGNVARFINHRCFDANLVEIPVEVETPDHHYYHLAFFTTRKVDALEELTWDYGIDFDDHNHPVKAFRCCCESKGCRDTRNSKRHGVKRRKMEMKA
- the LOC100242525 gene encoding large ribosomal subunit protein uL14 isoform X1, encoding MSKRGRGGSAGNKFRMSLGLPVAATVNCADNTGAKNLYIISVKGIKGRLNRLPSACVGDMVMATVKKGKPDLRKKVMPAVIVRQRKPWRRKDGVYMYFEDNAGVIVNPKGEMKGMVKHMELLLLKASVLMVPRTEPFKSQN
- the LOC100242525 gene encoding large ribosomal subunit protein uL14 isoform X2, which encodes MSKRGRGGSAGNKFRMSLGLPVAATVNCADNTGAKNLYIISVKGIKGRLNRLPSACVGDMVMATVKKGKPDLRKKVMPAVIVRQRKPWRRKDGVYMYFEDNAGVIVNPKGEMKGSAITGPIGKECADLWPRIASAANAIV